Within the Halorhabdus rudnickae genome, the region ACATCGTCCGGATGGTTATCGGCGGTACGGAGCGCACGCTCATGCCGGCCTCGGCGCTGGTCGGAGCGACCCTGCTTGTCGCGGCCGATACGATCGCCCGGACGGTGCTTGCGCCGGTGGTGTTACCGGTCGGGATTCTCACGTCGTTCATCGGTGCGCCGCTGTTTATCTATCTCGTCCTCAGGGGGAGGGAATACTGGTGACACTCGACATTCGGCATTTGGCGTTTGCCTACGACGACGAACGTGTCCTCGACGGGATCAACCTCACGGCCGAATCGGGCGAACTGCTCGGTCTCCTCGGGCCAAACGGGTCCGGGAAGAGTACGCTCTTAGAGTGCTGTAATCGGCTGCTGGAGCCTGATTCGGGAACCGTCTCCCTCGGCGGTACCTCCGTCGGCGACCTCGTGGCCGACGAACGGGCCCGTCGAATCGGATACGTCCCGCAGGCGGAATCCCGGGCGTTTCCGGCCTCGGTCTTCGAGACGATCCTGCAGGGACGACGGCCCCACGGTGGATGGACGCCGAGCGATAGCGACCGGGCGGCCGTCGAGGCGACGATCGATCGACTCGACCTCGACGGACTGGCGACCCGAAACGTGGGCGACCTCTCCGGGGGGCAGCGTCAGAAGGTCTGCCTCGGGCGGGCGCTCGTGGGCGATCCGTCGGTCCTGTTGCTCGACGAGCCGACAAGCGCGCTCGACCTGAAACACCGCCTGGATGTCATGGACCGCATCCTCGGTGAAGTCCGAGACGGGGTTGCGGGCTTGATCGCAATTCACGACCTGAACCTGGCGGCCCGCTACTGCGATCGGGTTGCGCTCCTCTCAGACGGCCGGGTCTACGCCGTGGGCGAACCAGACGTACTCACGCCCGAGACAGTCCGGGCGGTCTACGACGTCGAGGCAAGCGTCCGCGAGCACGGCGATCGGCGACTTGTCGTCCCCGAATCGCCGGTCGATCGCGAACCCGGGGGTTCACCAGCGCTGGACCGACCGGCTGACACCTCCGTGGCGGGCGAACCGGTGGCGACTGACGACTAACTGAGCGTGATACGATGGATGACCCCCTGACACAGATCGGGACGGTGCACAGCGCCTTCGAGGAACCAGCCGATCCGGACGAGATGCGTTCTCGGGAGAGTACGATCGTCGTCGATCCCGACTACGAGGCGGGCCTCTACCGGATCGAGGACACCGACCACCTCAAGATCGTCTTTTTCCTCCACGAGGCCGACGAGCCGACGCTCCGGGGTCCCCGGCGCTATGGCGTCGAACGCGGGACCTTCGCCTGCCGAAGTCCCAATCGACCGAGTCCGATCGGGACCACGACCGTCGAGTTACTTGAGCGAGACGGCCGGCAACTGCGCGTCTCCGGTCTCGACGCTATCGACGGGACGCCCGTGCTTGACATCAAGCCTTACGCGCCGAGTTTAGACCAACCGGACACCGTGGACGAAGACCGCCGTACAACCCCCCGTGGGCGAGTCGAACGGGCGATTCGCAATCGTAGCCACAGGGAACTTCTGCTCCGTACCGGCGAGATCCACGGGCATTTGTGTCCGTATCTCGCGCTGGGTGTGATGGCCGGGGTCCACGCGATGCGGGAACTCGGGGCGACCAGCGAGGGGATGGAGGATCTTGTGGCCGTCGTCGAGACGAACAGTTGCTTCGCCGACGGTGTCCAGTACGTGACGGGCTGTACGTTCGGGAATAATGCGCTGATCTATCGTGATTACGGCAAGACTGCTGTGACGCTCGTCTCACGGGACGACCCCGACGACGGCGTCCGAATCCACGTCCGCGAGCGCGAGGGGATCATCGAGCGGGACTATCCCGAGGCCAGCGAGTTGTTCGAGCGGGTCGTCAGCGAGCGTGAGGGGACGCCCGTGGAGCGTGAGCGCCTCGACGAACGGTGGGCCGAGGTTGCGTTCGACCTGATCGAGCGCCCAATCTTTGACTGCTGTGACGTCGAGACGGGCGTGTCGGTCGCCCTCCCCGAGAAGGCGCCGATCTTCGAGGACGCCGTCTGTTCTGATTGTGGGGAGCAGGTCATGGCTCCCAAAACGGTCGAGCGCGACGGCGAGCAATACTGTCGGGGGTGTGTCGACGTGCCGTACTGCCACCTGGACGGGCGCGGACTGAGTCGAATCGAGGCTTCTGAATCCTCTATCGGCCACCCACAGTAACTCACTCCGGGTGGAAGGCCTGCCTGCCGCGGAGTATCTAACTCCCCATTAATGTGGACGCGAACCTGTACTTCCTGTTCATGGTCCCGCGTGATATCGTCGCCGACAGCGTCGGCGTGCCGGATTGCGGCGTCGTGGCGTAAGTCGCTCTTCGCGACGCCGCCGACTCCGGGGCGAAATCAACCATGCGAAGAAGAGCCTGGGTTCAGCTACTCGTCGGGCTGAGGCCGGCGCTCCGACATTGTCTGCTTGTTTCGGCGTTTTTTGCCACTATCTTGCCTGTACTTTCGTGAAAGAACTATCGCAATTTCTATCTATCGTCTCAATACGATCACATATATCCACTTTCGTCACTCTAGAATGTAATATCTAAGGTTAAATTGGCATATTTAGAAACAGTTCGGAATCTTCAAGCTTCTCACCGAGATAATCCTTCAACAGTGGAACGGATCCGGGCCTCTCGTCGGGCGTCGTGGTCACCGAGTCGACAGACGCTGATACTCGCGAGTGTCGCCGGCGGCTGGTTTTTCACGTTCGGTTTGCGTTTTGCTCTTCCGGGCATCTTGCCGACGATCACTGCTTCGTTCCCTGATGCGACCGAAACGCAGGCGGGGATCGCAGTGACTGTACTCTGGGCAAGTTACGGTATCATGCAGTTTCCGGCGGGCATCGCGGCCGACCGGATCGGCGAGCGCCGGGTCCTCGTTGCGAGTCTCGTCTTGGCCGCGCTCGGGTTGTTCGCGTTTTCGTTCACGCCGACATTCTCCCTGTTTGTCGTCGCGACGGGGACGTTCGGTGCGGCCACTGGCCTGTATGGCCCGCCTCGGGGGACGCTCCTCACGCGGACGTTTCCGAAACACGCAGACCGGGCACTGGGAATCACGCTCGCCCTCGGGAGTATCGGTGCCGCAGCCCTTCCCGCGATCGCGGCCGTACTTGTCGCCGGATTGGGGTGGCGGGCCACACTTGGACTCGCTATTCCTGGCTTCCTGCTCGCTTCTATCGGTGTCTACGTTGCTGTCGGCGCAAAGCAGACCGACGGGGGGAAAGGCGCAAATCAGTCCGCCGTCGAGCAAGGCCAGGACCGTGAGGGACCGTCGATTGCGAGCGTCCTCGTCTCGGCGGGCCGTGCGATCACCAATCGCCAGACTGCGCTCGCCATCCTGGCGGCGATCGTGATGTACTTCGGCTTTCAGGGAATTACGGCCCTCCTGACGACCTATCTCGTCACCGAGAAAGGATTTACACAGCCCGACGCGGGCCTTCTGTTCGGATTGCTCTTCCTCGTCGGCGCACTGACACAGTGGCTCGCCGGTCGTTTTGCCGACCGTCGGCGATCGGCTCGCGTCCTCGCAGCCATCGCCTTCGTGAGCGTGTTCCCACTGTTGGGACTGGTCGCCTTCGATAGCCGACTTCTCGTTGCGGCCAGTACCGTTACGATCGGCATTCGCATGGGATTCGCACCTGTCTCGAACGCGTTCATTATCGACTTGCTCCCCGACGACGTTGCTGGCACTGCCTGGGGCGGTGTCCGTACGGCATTGTTTGTCGTGAGTGCGTTCGGTTCCACCTTCGTCGGCGTCCTGGCTGCCGAGGACTACTTCGACGAAGCCATCCTCTTGTTGGCCCTTTTTACCGCTG harbors:
- a CDS encoding ABC transporter ATP-binding protein translates to MTLDIRHLAFAYDDERVLDGINLTAESGELLGLLGPNGSGKSTLLECCNRLLEPDSGTVSLGGTSVGDLVADERARRIGYVPQAESRAFPASVFETILQGRRPHGGWTPSDSDRAAVEATIDRLDLDGLATRNVGDLSGGQRQKVCLGRALVGDPSVLLLDEPTSALDLKHRLDVMDRILGEVRDGVAGLIAIHDLNLAARYCDRVALLSDGRVYAVGEPDVLTPETVRAVYDVEASVREHGDRRLVVPESPVDREPGGSPALDRPADTSVAGEPVATDD
- the tsaA gene encoding tRNA (N6-threonylcarbamoyladenosine(37)-N6)-methyltransferase TrmO, with protein sequence MDDPLTQIGTVHSAFEEPADPDEMRSRESTIVVDPDYEAGLYRIEDTDHLKIVFFLHEADEPTLRGPRRYGVERGTFACRSPNRPSPIGTTTVELLERDGRQLRVSGLDAIDGTPVLDIKPYAPSLDQPDTVDEDRRTTPRGRVERAIRNRSHRELLLRTGEIHGHLCPYLALGVMAGVHAMRELGATSEGMEDLVAVVETNSCFADGVQYVTGCTFGNNALIYRDYGKTAVTLVSRDDPDDGVRIHVREREGIIERDYPEASELFERVVSEREGTPVERERLDERWAEVAFDLIERPIFDCCDVETGVSVALPEKAPIFEDAVCSDCGEQVMAPKTVERDGEQYCRGCVDVPYCHLDGRGLSRIEASESSIGHPQ
- a CDS encoding MFS transporter, whose amino-acid sequence is MERIRASRRASWSPSRQTLILASVAGGWFFTFGLRFALPGILPTITASFPDATETQAGIAVTVLWASYGIMQFPAGIAADRIGERRVLVASLVLAALGLFAFSFTPTFSLFVVATGTFGAATGLYGPPRGTLLTRTFPKHADRALGITLALGSIGAAALPAIAAVLVAGLGWRATLGLAIPGFLLASIGVYVAVGAKQTDGGKGANQSAVEQGQDREGPSIASVLVSAGRAITNRQTALAILAAIVMYFGFQGITALLTTYLVTEKGFTQPDAGLLFGLLFLVGALTQWLAGRFADRRRSARVLAAIAFVSVFPLLGLVAFDSRLLVAASTVTIGIRMGFAPVSNAFIIDLLPDDVAGTAWGGVRTALFVVSAFGSTFVGVLAAEDYFDEAILLLALFTAGAAVLYLALPTCCPRTFLADCLDRGS